The proteins below come from a single Corynebacterium glyciniphilum AJ 3170 genomic window:
- a CDS encoding HAD family hydrolase yields the protein MIMNPRDLRCEAVVFDLGNVLIGWDPYLPFCDDMSRAEWQELSYSADFSALNIMADKGSPLDEVISQAYERGSRYGEFIERYYDRFDRSLTGPVPGTAEVVDDLEATGVRLLGLTNWSAETIHHAPRHAPSIRKLEGLVVSGQEGVAKPDPVVFRRLIQRYGIDPVTSVFIDDSVHNVETANELGFTAIQFVDAERLRDVLAHRGILSA from the coding sequence ATGATAATGAACCCCCGTGACCTTCGATGTGAGGCTGTTGTTTTTGATCTCGGAAACGTTCTCATCGGCTGGGACCCTTATCTCCCCTTCTGTGATGACATGAGCAGAGCTGAATGGCAGGAGCTCTCCTACAGCGCAGACTTCAGTGCGCTGAACATCATGGCGGACAAAGGTTCTCCGCTGGATGAGGTAATTTCCCAAGCGTACGAGAGGGGGTCCCGGTACGGTGAATTCATCGAGCGTTACTATGATCGCTTCGACCGGTCGCTGACGGGGCCCGTTCCTGGAACGGCGGAGGTCGTCGACGACCTTGAGGCCACAGGTGTGAGACTGCTTGGGCTGACTAACTGGTCGGCTGAAACCATACATCACGCGCCTCGTCACGCTCCTTCCATCCGCAAGCTGGAAGGCCTTGTTGTCTCCGGTCAAGAAGGAGTAGCTAAACCTGATCCGGTGGTTTTCCGACGTCTGATCCAGCGCTACGGCATTGACCCTGTCACGTCCGTATTTATCGATGATTCAGTGCATAACGTCGAAACTGCGAATGAACTCGGTTTCACCGCGATCCAGTTCGTTGATGCGGAGCGCTTAAGGGATGTGCTTGCCCATCGTGGAATCCTGAGTGCCTGA
- a CDS encoding arginase family protein, with amino-acid sequence MNIELIGVPFDGYGRTGHQDCAAAVLRETGLVEALRPHDLCDRGDLQLPSGESVRGAQTNLLNEPALIEMTEQLNTRVAETLSAHRFPVVVGGDCSLLLGVVTGVRDALGRIGLLFIDGHEDTMPLDVVEDGEAANCEIGLLLGLTGRQLAGPLAGKLPALDRHRLAMIGQRDAEWRRRFNVGSLADAGVWSRDLDQMHSCPETSGRVAAEHLRQHADGWWLHVDLDVLDPVVFSAQGLPDYPDEPGGLDMAQLEAVVGGAVRAGGCVGMSVTIYDPAQDPDRSGATAVIGLIGDILRECAHDSHDF; translated from the coding sequence ATGAACATCGAGCTGATTGGTGTGCCCTTTGACGGCTACGGTCGGACTGGACATCAGGATTGCGCTGCCGCAGTGCTTCGCGAGACCGGGCTGGTTGAAGCCCTGCGTCCCCATGATCTCTGTGACCGTGGGGATCTTCAACTGCCCTCGGGGGAGTCTGTCCGAGGAGCGCAGACAAACTTACTGAATGAGCCTGCCCTCATAGAGATGACTGAGCAGTTGAACACGAGGGTGGCCGAGACGCTCAGTGCCCACAGGTTTCCTGTCGTTGTCGGGGGTGACTGTTCGCTGCTGCTCGGGGTGGTTACCGGGGTGCGCGACGCTCTTGGGCGCATCGGTCTGTTGTTTATCGACGGGCACGAGGACACCATGCCGTTGGATGTCGTTGAGGATGGGGAAGCCGCCAACTGTGAGATCGGTTTATTGCTCGGACTAACTGGGCGTCAGCTAGCGGGCCCACTCGCTGGAAAACTCCCGGCATTGGATCGACACCGTCTGGCGATGATAGGTCAGCGTGACGCGGAATGGCGCCGACGGTTCAATGTCGGCAGCCTCGCAGATGCGGGAGTGTGGTCGAGGGACCTCGATCAGATGCACAGTTGCCCGGAGACCTCGGGTCGGGTTGCGGCGGAACACTTGCGTCAACATGCCGACGGTTGGTGGCTACATGTGGATCTGGATGTGCTGGATCCAGTGGTGTTCTCCGCCCAAGGCCTGCCTGATTACCCAGATGAACCTGGTGGACTTGATATGGCACAGCTGGAGGCCGTTGTCGGCGGTGCTGTTCGTGCCGGAGGCTGTGTGGGGATGAGCGTGACGATCTATGACCCTGCACAGGATCCAGATCGGTCAGGTGCCACGGCAGTTATCGGGCTGATCGGCGACATCCTGCGAGAATGTGCGCACGATTCACATGACTTCTAA